In Phragmites australis chromosome 16, lpPhrAust1.1, whole genome shotgun sequence, one DNA window encodes the following:
- the LOC133895514 gene encoding uncharacterized protein LOC133895514 gives MEDLSVEELASNLSTYKEQLREVRKLIKEKKDDPGISEYLDMEKELQEVITLTEELLTTAKQSESAQNDAGLSLPNYSAGLQSEGLDDLSLSHKFEVGTRVQAVWSEDGEWYTATVEALTPNGYYVAYDEWGNKEEVDPDNVRLLEEEAADTLLQAEKEAEATKMALKRKIEQAATSDFQTRSLPTKLRIDPNDPEDVKAAKRKKIHAFKSKARFEQLEFAQNKRQNAWQQFQTTKGKTKKVGFFSGRKKESIFKSPDDHRGKVGVTGSGKGLTDFQRREKHLHPKGGSADTLDDEE, from the exons atggAGGACCTCAGCGTGGAGGAGCTCGCCTCCAATCTCTCCACCTACAAGGAACAGCTCCGTGAG GTTAGGAAACTTATCAAGGAGAAAAAGGATGACCCtggaatttctgaatatcttgATATGGAAAAAGAGCTCCAAGAG GTTATTACGTTAACTGAAGAGCTTTTGACAACTGCAAAGCAAAGTGAGAGTGCCCAGAATGATGCAGGTCTATCACTACCAAATTATTCGGCTGGACTGCAGTCAGAG GGACTGGACGACCTTTCGCTTTCCCATAAGTTTGAGGTTGGGACTAGAGTGCAAGCTGTGTGGAGTGAAGATGGAGAGTG GTATACTGCAACAGTTGAAGCTTTGACACCAAATGGATATTATGTAGCCTATGACGAGTGGGGAAATAAGGAAGAG GTGGACCCAGATAATGTTAGGCTGCTTGAGGAGGAAGCGGCTGATACTTTGCTACAAGCTGAAAAGGAAGCTGAAGCTACGAAAATGGCATTAAAAAGGAAAATTGAACAAGCAGCAACATCTGATTTTCAGACGCGTAGCTTGCCTACCAAACTTCGTATTGATCCAAATGATCCTGAGGATGTT AAAGCTGCGAAACGTAAGAAAATACATGCTTTCAAATCAAAAGCCCGCTTTGAGCAACTTGAATTTGCACAAAACAAGCGGCAGAATGCATGGCAGCAGTTTCAAACAACCAAAGGGAAAACTAAAAAG GTTGGGTTCTTTTCCGGTCGCAAAAAGGAGAGCATCTTCAAGTCACCAGATGATCACCGAGGTAAGGTGGGTGTCACTGGGAGCGGCAAAGGCCTGACCGATTTCCAGAGGAGGGAGAAGCATTTGCATCCCAAGGGTGGCTCTGCAGACACATTGGATGACGAGGAATAA
- the LOC133895432 gene encoding putative methylesterase 14, chloroplastic, whose product MGNVFACMPHKEHRGAAAVSRSKRMGSARSARGAPKLTPAEEELLHRQALAMAIHQHLDAGGSMSRRIDAGASLSRRMGPGSTSSRRRGDLPDSVTNAKTAQIVLENLETKKIVLVHGEGFGAWCWYKTISHLEEAGLDPVALDLTGSGIDHTDTNSIATLADYSKPLIDYLEKLPENEKVILVGHSCGGASVSYALERCPKKISKAVFLTATMVKDGQRPFDVFSEELRSADVFLQESQFLHYGNGKDKPPTGLMFDKQQIKGLYFNQTPSKDMALAAVSMRPIPLAPIMEKLSLTPENYGTVRRYFIQTLDDHMLSPDAQEKLVRENPPDGIFKIKGGDHCPFFSKPQSLNKILLEIAQIQAPVTLFPGKAGAEETAVAKS is encoded by the exons ATGGGCAACGTGTTCGCGTGCATGCCGCACAAGGAGCACCGGGGCGCGGCCGCGGTGTCGCGCAGCAAGCGGATGGGGAGCGCGCGGTCGGCGCGCGGCGCGCCGAAGCTGACGCCGGCGGAGGAAGAGCTGCTGCACCGCCAGGCGCTGGCCATGGCCATCCACCAGCACCTCGACGCCGGCGGCTCCATGTCGCGCCGCATCGACGCCGGAGCCTCCCTGTCCCGCCGCATGGGGCCTGGCTCCACCagctcccgccgccgcggcgaccTGCCGGATTCTGTCACGAATGCCAAGACC GCCCAAATTGTTCTGGAGAACTTGGAAACAAAGAAAATTGTCCTTGTTCATGGAGAAGGATTTGGTGCTTGGTGTTGGTACAAGACCATCTCTCACTTGGAGGAAGCTGGTCTTGATCCTGTTGCCTTAGACCTCACAGGTTCTGGCATAGACCATACTGATACAAACAGCATAGCTACATTAGCAGATTACTCCAAGCCATTAATCGATTACCTTGAAAAACTTCCTGAGAATGAGAAG GTTATTCTGGTCGGCCATAGTTGTGGAGGTGCAAGCGTGTCATATGCATTAGAACGCTGCCCCAAAAAGATATCAAAGGCTGTATTTCTTACTGCTACCATGGTAAAGGATGGCCAGCGGCCCTTTGACGTGTTCTCAGAGGAA CTTCGTTCAGCAGATGTTTTCTTGCAAGAATCGCAGTTTTTACATTATGGAAATGGAAAGGACAAGCCTCCTACTGGTCTCATGTTTGATAAACAGCAGATCAAGGGGCTCTATTTCAACCAAACTCCTTCCAAG GATATGGCATTAGCCGCTGTATCGATGCGGCCCATCCCTCTAGCCCCAATCATGGAGAAGCTCTCCCTTACCCCTGAAAACTACGGCACTGTCCGCCGCTACTTCATCCAGACGCTTGACGACCATATGCTCTCGCCTGATGCCCAAGAGAAGCTGGTCCGCGAGAACCCACCTGATGGCATCTTCAAGATAAAGGGCGGCGACCACTGCCCCTTCTTCTCGAAGCCGCAATCCCTCAACAAGATCTTGCTCGAGATCGCACAGATCCAGGCTCCGGTGACACTGTTCCCAGGCAAAGCAGGCGCAGAGGAAACTGCCGTCGCGAAATCATGA
- the LOC133896195 gene encoding phytolongin Phyl1.1-like, with product MNPRRSKSVKLVSARANKPLEVDIAEEDPRMSSSADNTVYCCIAKGRKVIYCYNSKDGDPQMESTAALCLENAPSHHRHYIHTSGSRSFGYLMADGHTFFAIIDPSVGNVGALQFLERMRDVFRNANRNGFHDSLVPAVQRLVASLEKMPRAAFVLEESADRGGSNDSSTCTSSKVPLLGKSGSRKEKRKAKDKAMPAGDGDDEHHGTRGVRIDMPTEEVGGMSLERSSSQSRLRRQQPSRSLWMRHVKIIIIVDVVICLVLFAAWLAICKGFQCVSG from the coding sequence ATGAATCCTCGCCGATCCAAGTCAGTCAAGCTCGTGTCGGCGCGCGCCAACAAGCCCCTTGAGGTGGATATCGCCGAGGAGGACCCGCGGATGAGCTCGTCGGCCGACAACACAGTCTACTGCTGCATTGCCAAGGGGAGGAAGGTCATCTACTGCTACAACAGCAAGGATGGCGATCCGCAGATGGAGTCCACGGCCGCGCTCTGCCTGGAGAACGCGCCCTCGCACCACCGGCATTACATCCACACCTCGGGGTCAAGGAGCTTCGGCTACTTGATGGCTGACGGGCACACGTTCTTCGCGATCATTGACCCGAGTGTCGGGAATGTGGGTGCCTTGCAATTCCTGGAGCGCATGCGAGATGTATTCAGGAATGCGAATAGGAATGGCTTCCATGACTCGCTGGTACCAGCAGTCCAGAGGCTGGTGGCTTCGCTGGAGAAGATGCCCCGTGCCGCGTTCGTCCTCGAGGAAAGTGCAGACAGGGGAGGATCAAATGACAGTTCCACCTGCACGTCGTCGAAGGTGCCTTTGCTGGGGAAGAGTGGGAgcaggaaggagaagagaaagGCGAAGGATAAAGCGATGCCAGCTGGGGATGGCGATGATGAGCATCATGGGACTAGGGGGGTGAGAATAGATATGCCAACAGAGGAGGTCGGCGGCATGTCGTTGGAGCGGAGTTCAAGCCAATCCAGACTGCGACGGCAGCAGCCATCTCGGTCCTTGTGGATGCGCCATGTGaagatcatcatcattgtcgatGTCGTCATCTGCCTGGTGCTGTTTGCTGCTTGGCTGGCCATCTGCAAGGGTTTCCAGTGTGTTTCTGGGTGA
- the LOC133895270 gene encoding glycosyltransferase BC10-like, whose protein sequence is MWGESKPMLKSRGGGAAGVGDDESDYFPPTPRKDWSTGLLKLVTATVIFMAGVVIGLSVSGSVARYYYNSHAELFFPATTYGCDRDRDCGLGLAFKAFVHPQHLAHSMSDEELFWRASLVPKTDEFPFQRVPKVAFLFMTRGPLPFAPLWDKFFRGHQGLYSVYVHTLPDYKLNVSKNSAFYGRQIPSEEVSWGSITLVDAEKRLLANALLDFSNERFVLLSESCIPLFNFPTIYEYLINSAHSFVESYNIDTPQSAGRYNRRMAPHILPDKWRKGSEWFELNRELAVQIVADHKYYSIFRKHCRPSCYPDEHYIPTYLHLFHGSLNANRTITWVDWSRGGPHPARYGASSISEGFIQAIRNNGTLCTYNSKSTSVCYLFARKFAPSALGPLMNLTSTVLDF, encoded by the exons ATGTGGGGGGAGTCCAAGCCGATGCTCAAGTCCCGCGGCgggggcgccgccggggtcggGGACGACGAGTCCGACTACTTCCCTCCCACGCCGCGCAAGGACTGGTCCACGGGCCTCCTCAAGCTCGTCACCGCCACGGTCATCTTCATGGCCGGCGTCGTCATCGGCCTCTCCGTCAGCGGCAGCGTCGCGCGCTACTACTACAACTCCCACGCCGAGCTCTTCTTCCCGGCCACCACCTACGGCTGCGACCGCGACCGCGACTGCGGCCTGGGCCTCGCCTTCAAGGCTTTCGTCCACCCGCAGCACCTCGCGCACTCCATGTCCGACGAGGAGCTCTTCTGGCGGGCCTCCCTCGTGCCTAAAACCGACGAGTTCCCCTTCCAGCGCGTGCCCAAGGTCGCCTTCCTCTTCATGACCCGCGGCCCGCTCCCGTTCGCGCCGCTCTGGGACAAGTTCTTCCGCGGACACCAGGGGCTCTACTCCGTCTACGTCCACACGCTGCCGGACTACAAGCTCAACGTCTCCAAGAACTCCGCATTCTACGGCCGACAGATCCCCAGCGAG GAAGTGTCTTGGGGATCGATAACCCTTGTGGATGCTGAGAAGCGGCTGCTGGCCAATGCCTTGTTGGATTTCTCAAATGAGCGATTTGTGCTGCTCTCAGAGAGCTGCATTCCTTTGTTCAACTTCCCAACTATCTATGAGTACCTCATAAACTCCGCACACAGTTTTGTTGAGTCCTATAACATTGACACCCCTCAAAGTGCTGGCCGGTACAACCGTCGCATGGCTCCTCACATCCTCCCGGATAAATGGAGAAAAGGATCGGAGTGGTTTGAGCTTAACCGTGAATTGGCTGTGCAGATAGTAGCAGACCACAAATACTACTCAATCTTCAGAAAGCATTGTAGGCCATCTTGTTATCCGGATGAGCATTACATACCAACTTATCTTCATTTGTTCCATGGGTCCCTCAACGCCAACAGGACTATCACATGGGTTGATTGGTCAAGAGGAGGCCCGCATCCAGCTAGATATGGTGCTTCAAGCATCTCAGAAGGGTTCATCCAGGCCATCAGGAATAATGGTACGCTATGCACTTACAACTCAAAATCCACTTCTGTCTGCTACCTCTTCGCTAGGAAGTTCGCTCCAAGTGCCTTGGGACCGTTGATGAACCTCACTTCAACTGTGTTGGACTTCTGA